One window of Athalia rosae chromosome 4, iyAthRosa1.1, whole genome shotgun sequence genomic DNA carries:
- the LOC105686283 gene encoding spliceosome-associated protein CWC27 homolog, whose protein sequence is MSNIYIQEPPTTGKVILKTSVGEIDLELWTKEAPKACRNFIQLCLEGYYDNTIFHRVEKGFIIQGGDPTGTGEGGESIYNGPFKDEFHTRLRFCRRGLLAMANAGKDDNGSQFFFTLAATPELQNKHTIFGKVTGETIYNMLKLEDALVDENDRPLYPQKIIKTEVLNNPFNDIVPRTEPEKVVVDKPKKKEKKSGVKNFKLLSFGEEAAEDEEESVVLSKKFSGKGKSAHDNLTDPKLSAEPAIETGEPQSKKMKTDNDNNVSGDEKMESGDEDTELSKEKQAIKERIKNKLKDSKSTIDRQKPKSNQKSNKVPEIENEPEEEPYYLGKDRVDERKKKAEEIRKEIRDLKRDVRNEKKAKEDEAKEKVEQEQEKEKKSSVLREYIETQEKYKEAKSKLPQKGRSREDFTLQLLQKFRTKLHTVKEHAEEANGDVEKKDTDNEDELDDEKWMSHRLRFEEKTPVLAKDASTKDDDWFEIYDPRNPLNKRRRGEKTQKTKSGEHSRRR, encoded by the exons ATGAGTAACATATACATTCAGGAACCGCCGACAACAGGAAAG GTCATATTGAAGACTTCAGTAGGGGAAATAGACCTAGAATTATGGACCAAAGAAGCCCCGAAGGCTTgcagaaattttattcaactttgtTTAGAAGGATATTATGACAATACCATATTTCACAGGGTAGAAAAGGGATTTATTATACAAGGTGGCGATCCCACGGGGACTGGGGAAGGTGGAGAAAGCATTTACAATGGACCATTCAAG GATGAGTTTCATACTAGATTACGTTTTTGCCGGAGAGGCTTACTTGCAATGGCAAATGCTGGAAAGGATGACAACGGATCCCAGTTCTTCTTTACTCTTGCAGCTACACCTGAGCTGCAAAATAAACACACCATATTTGGCAAAGTTACTGGGGAAACAATTTACAATATGCTCAAACTTGAAGATGCACTTGTTGATGAG AATGATCGGCCTCTGTATCCTCAGAAAATCATCAAAACAGAGGTTTTAAACAATCCATTTAATGATATAGTTCCCAGGACTGAACCAGAGAAAGTTGTAGTTGATAAAcctaagaaaaaagaaaaaaaatctggtgTAAA AAACTTCAAGCTCCTTTCTTTTGGTGAGGAAGCAGCAGAGGATGAAGAAGAATCGGTCGTCCTAAGTAAAAAGTTTAGTGGAAAAGGTAAATCTGCCCATGACAATTTAACAGATCCGAAACTGAGTGCAGAGCCTGCTATTGAAACTGGTGAACCTcagagcaaaaaaatgaaaacagatAATGACAACAACGTGAGTGGCGATGAGAAAATGGAATCCGGTGATGAAGATACTGAATTAAGCAAAGAAAAACA GGCCATAAAAGAGCGaatcaaaaacaaattaaaagatTCCAAAAGTACAATAGATcgtcaaaaaccaaaaagcaATCAGAAGTCGAACAAGGTTCCCGAGATTGAGAATGAACCGGAGGAGGAGCCTTACTATTTAGGAAAAGATCGCGTTGatgagcgaaagaaaaaagc TGAGGAGATTCGAAAGGAAATTCGTGACTTGAAACGGGATGTcaggaacgagaaaaaagcaaaagaggATGAAGCAAAGGAAAAAGTAGAACAGGAacaggagaaggagaaaaagtccAGTGTGTTGAGAGAGTACATAGAAACCCaggaaaaatacaaagaagcTAAATCAAAGTTACCACAGAAGG gtcgATCCCGAGAAGACTTTACGTTACAGTTACTCCAGAAATTCCGAACGAAATTGCACACTGTGAAGGAACATGCAGAGGAAGCAAACGGAGATGTGGAAAAGAAAGATACTGACAACGAGGATGAACTCGACGACGAGAAATGGATGTCGCACAGGTTAcggtttgaagaaaaaacgccTGTGCTGGCTAAAGACGCCAGCACAAAAGATGACGATTGGTTCGAGATTTACGATCCTAGAAATCCCCTCAATAAAAGaagacgaggagaaaaaactcaaaaaactaAAAGTGGAGAACATTCCCGGCGGAGATAG